GAACCGAAAAACTGCCATCGTGATCCAGCCATGCGAGCGGCCGGATCAGTGGTGGCGCCGACTGGCGCTGCTGACGAACTCAGCTTATGAACTCAGCCTATTAACGCAGCAGGCTCATCACGCTGTTCGGCAGCGAGTTCGCCTGGGCCAGCATCGCGGTACCGGCCTGCTGCAGGATCTGGCCACGGGTCATGCTGGCGGTTTCCGAAGCGAAGTCGGTGTCGACGATACGGCTGCGCGACGCGGACAGGTTCTCCTGCGTGCTCGACAGGTTCGAAATCGCCGACGAGAAGCGCGATTGCAGTGCACCGTAGGCGGCACGCTGGGTGTTCACCGTGGCCAGCGCGGCATCGGCGATCTTGATGGCCGACTGGGCACCTTCGAACGTCGAGATGTCCAGGCTGGCGACCGATTTCAGGCTCGAGGTGCCTGCGCTGCCCAGGCCGGAACCGTCGGTGACCTTGAATGCGCCTTCCGAGTCGTAGCTGAGCTGGCCGTTACCGGTGGCCTTGGCGGCGATTGCTTTCGCATCGAACGCCGTGCCGGCGGTACCGGTGGAGGTGTACTGCGCCACGTCGAGCTTGGTGTTGTCGGCGGTGTTCGTGTTTTCGATCTGGATATCCGCGCCGCTGGCATGGGTCAGCTTCAGGCCCTTGTTGACGGAATCGTATTCTGCCGTCACGCCGGTCTTGGCCGATTGGGCATTGATCGCGTTGATGCCGGCAGAGAAGTCCGCGGCGCTGGAAGCGGTACCGCTGACGGTGAAGTTGATCGCCACGCCCTTGTCGCCGTTGTCGCCCTTCAGCTCGAACGAGTAAGCCTCGGCCGCCAGTGCGACGGAAACTTCGGTCTTGGCCGATGCGGTCACGCCGGTCGACGCGGTCTGTGCGTTGACCTTCGAGGCCAGCGACTTGGCGGTATCGGTCGCTTCGACGTCGATCGCCGCGCCGCTGCCGCGCACGCCGGCAACCTGCATCGTGGTACCGGCGGTGATGTTGGTGGTGCCATCGGTCTTGATGACGGCCGCATCGGCTTTCACGTTGTTGTTGCCGTACGTATTCGTCGTGAAGTTCGCACCGGTCGACGAGATCAGCTGGTTGGCATCGGCGCCGACCTGGAAGTTGGCGGTGCCCATCGAACCATCCAGCAGCTGCTGGCCGTTGAACGACGTATTTTGCGAGATGCGGTTCAGTTCCGAGCCCAGCTGGGTGACCTCGGTCTGCAGTGCCTGGCGGTCCGATGCCGAGTTCGATGCATTCGACGACTGGACGGCCAGTTCGCGGATACGCTGCAGGATGTCGCCAGAGGAGGACAGGGCCCCTTCAGCGGTTTGCGCCATCGACACGCCGTCGTTGGCGTTGCGGGTTGCCTGCGTCATGCCGCGGATCTGCGACGACATGCGGTCGGAAATCGCCAGGCCTGCCGCATCGTCCTTGGCGCTGTTGATTCGCAGGCCGGAGGACAGGCGTTGCAGCGAGGTGGACAGGGCGGTCTGCGATGCGCTCAGGTTGCGCTGCGAATTCAGTGAGGCGGTGTTGGTATTGATTACGGAAGCCATGGTATTTCTCCAAACGGGTACGTCATATCGGCATTTGCTCTTTCACTTTGGCCCGCCCCCGTGTTCTGGGACGATCAGGCCGCTGTTGAGATTTGTAACGGTTTCCGTACGGGAACCTTTAGCGAATTTTCGTCAGGAAATTTTTTCTTTTGGGACTCAAGTATTTCCTGATGGATGCGCTTATA
Above is a window of Pseudoduganella dura DNA encoding:
- a CDS encoding flagellin N-terminal helical domain-containing protein, translating into MASVINTNTASLNSQRNLSASQTALSTSLQRLSSGLRINSAKDDAAGLAISDRMSSQIRGMTQATRNANDGVSMAQTAEGALSSSGDILQRIRELAVQSSNASNSASDRQALQTEVTQLGSELNRISQNTSFNGQQLLDGSMGTANFQVGADANQLISSTGANFTTNTYGNNNVKADAAVIKTDGTTNITAGTTMQVAGVRGSGAAIDVEATDTAKSLASKVNAQTASTGVTASAKTEVSVALAAEAYSFELKGDNGDKGVAINFTVSGTASSAADFSAGINAINAQSAKTGVTAEYDSVNKGLKLTHASGADIQIENTNTADNTKLDVAQYTSTGTAGTAFDAKAIAAKATGNGQLSYDSEGAFKVTDGSGLGSAGTSSLKSVASLDISTFEGAQSAIKIADAALATVNTQRAAYGALQSRFSSAISNLSSTQENLSASRSRIVDTDFASETASMTRGQILQQAGTAMLAQANSLPNSVMSLLR